GCAAAAGAAAACTGCTTCGATTTCGGGAAAACCCTTGGAGAAGCGCTCAAGTCATGACAAACCAGCCGGCATCCGGCCAGAATTCTCATGGGCTGCAAGCAGAAATTGTCTGTGCCAATACCATTTTATACTGTGAAAAATGGCCGGAAACCGTGGCCTTTTACCAAACCGGGCTCCAGCTGCCCGTGACCGTGTCCAAAGACTGGTTCGTGGAGTTCCGGCTCACGGACACGGCCCGCCTGAGCATTGCCGATGCCGGCCGCACCACCCGGAACACCAGCCGGGGACAAGGGC
Above is a window of Desulfotignum balticum DSM 7044 DNA encoding:
- a CDS encoding VOC family protein, yielding MTNQPASGQNSHGLQAEIVCANTILYCEKWPETVAFYQTGLQLPVTVSKDWFVEFRLTDTARLSIADAGRTTRNTSRGQGHLITFQVKDMKKTRSRLCRAGLNPTPVTTHAWGAKVMYLTDPEGNCLEFWC